In a genomic window of Candidatus Neomarinimicrobiota bacterium:
- a CDS encoding CBS domain-containing protein encodes MKLISELLRAKEREIWSVKPDSSVLEALNLMADKNVGALLVFEEEKLVGIFSERDYARKVILKGKASKDTTVKEIMSSKVFYVKPEQSVEECMALMTDKRIRHLPVLEEDQVVGVISIGDVVKAIISDQDFMIHQLESYITGVP; translated from the coding sequence ATGAAATTAATCAGCGAACTCTTACGAGCCAAAGAAAGGGAGATCTGGTCGGTCAAACCGGACAGTTCTGTACTTGAAGCGCTCAACCTGATGGCGGACAAGAATGTTGGGGCTTTATTGGTGTTCGAAGAGGAAAAGTTGGTAGGGATCTTCTCGGAACGGGATTATGCCAGAAAGGTCATCCTGAAAGGAAAGGCTTCGAAGGACACGACCGTCAAAGAAATTATGAGCAGTAAAGTGTTTTACGTCAAACCGGAACAGTCTGTCGAAGAATGTATGGCGTTGATGACGGATAAGCGTATCCGCCACCTTCCGGTACTCGAAGAAGACCAAGTGGTCGGTGTGATCTCTATTGGGGACGTCGTTAAGGCGATCATCTCCGATCAGGATTTCATGATCCACCAGCTCGAGAGCTACATAACCGGAGTTCCGTAA